The following coding sequences are from one Verrucomicrobiota bacterium window:
- a CDS encoding glycoside hydrolase family 3 C-terminal domain-containing protein encodes MTLEEKALLLSGDGWWKTHRIDRLNVPSVMMTDGPHGVRKVEGAALAASVPATCFPTASALASAWNTDLIREVGMALAEECQANDVQILLGPGVNMKRSPLGGRNFEYFSEDPVLAGKLAAAYIQGVQSQGVGTSLKHYAANNQEFERMAASSNVDERTMHEIYLPAFELAVKEAQPWSVMAAYNPVNGVYATENEWLLQGILRARWGFQGLVVSDWGAIHDRIEAVNAGCNLEMPGSGEFHRDQIIQAARTGRIPPATLDEVVVPLLAVILKAKALHRPDVAFNPEGHDALARRAAGESVVLLKNDGALLPLDPAALKSVALIGAFAKTPRYQGAGSSQVNPTRISTAYEELLKLMGKDTVVRYAAGYAEEGETTSELLDEARQHAKEAEVAVVFAGLPDSYESEGFDRASLELPPGHNELIEAVAAVQPNTVVVLMNGSAVTMPWAGKVGAIIEAWLGGQAGGGAVADALAGRVNPSGKLAETFPARLEDTPAYPDFPARDKNALYGERCFIGYRHYDARKVAPLFPFGFGLSYTTFAYSDLRVSASSIRDTEGVTVELEVKNTGQRAGKEVVQLYVREQHPKVARPEKELKAFTKVALEPGEEKTVRFRLEKRDFACYDLSIHDWAVNSGTFELLAGGSSRDLPLRQMINVEATGRVYPPLTRDSLLKEFAAHPKGKAHYATLANAFGMGNSDEEATADTPDLTPEEAAAKKKAARAVKAFLDDMPAYKVSAFSEGRFTPRMLDDILRQAQ; translated from the coding sequence ATGACCCTCGAGGAAAAGGCGCTGTTGTTATCCGGTGACGGGTGGTGGAAAACCCACCGTATTGACCGGTTGAACGTACCGTCCGTAATGATGACCGACGGTCCCCACGGGGTCAGGAAAGTCGAAGGGGCGGCGCTTGCCGCCAGCGTGCCGGCGACCTGCTTTCCTACCGCCTCGGCGCTCGCTTCCGCCTGGAATACGGACCTGATCAGGGAAGTCGGCATGGCTTTGGCCGAAGAATGCCAGGCTAACGACGTCCAGATTCTGCTCGGGCCGGGGGTCAACATGAAACGCTCGCCTCTGGGGGGCCGCAATTTCGAGTATTTTTCTGAAGACCCGGTTTTGGCCGGCAAACTGGCAGCGGCTTACATCCAGGGGGTTCAAAGCCAGGGCGTGGGCACGTCACTGAAACACTACGCAGCGAACAACCAGGAGTTCGAGCGCATGGCGGCCAGTTCGAACGTGGATGAGCGTACCATGCACGAGATCTACCTGCCCGCCTTCGAGTTGGCGGTCAAAGAGGCGCAGCCCTGGTCGGTCATGGCTGCCTACAACCCGGTCAACGGCGTTTATGCTACTGAAAATGAATGGCTCCTCCAGGGCATCCTGAGGGCTCGCTGGGGTTTTCAGGGGCTCGTGGTTTCAGACTGGGGCGCGATTCATGATCGTATCGAAGCGGTCAACGCCGGGTGTAACCTCGAAATGCCCGGCAGCGGAGAGTTTCACCGGGACCAGATCATTCAGGCGGCCCGCACCGGCCGGATCCCGCCTGCGACGCTCGACGAGGTTGTGGTGCCGTTGCTGGCGGTGATTCTGAAGGCTAAAGCGCTTCACCGGCCAGACGTCGCATTCAACCCGGAAGGGCATGATGCTTTGGCGCGGCGGGCAGCCGGCGAGAGTGTGGTCTTGCTCAAGAATGACGGCGCCCTCCTGCCGCTCGATCCGGCAGCCTTGAAGAGCGTTGCGTTGATCGGCGCATTTGCAAAGACGCCGCGCTACCAGGGCGCCGGCAGTTCGCAGGTAAACCCGACAAGAATCTCCACGGCATACGAGGAACTGCTGAAGCTGATGGGCAAGGACACGGTCGTCCGTTACGCCGCCGGATATGCGGAAGAGGGGGAGACAACGAGTGAATTGCTCGATGAAGCCCGGCAGCACGCTAAGGAGGCGGAGGTCGCGGTCGTTTTTGCCGGTTTGCCCGACAGCTATGAATCGGAGGGCTTTGACCGCGCGTCGCTGGAGCTTCCGCCCGGTCACAATGAGCTGATCGAAGCCGTTGCTGCCGTTCAACCCAATACGGTTGTGGTCCTCATGAATGGGTCCGCCGTTACGATGCCCTGGGCAGGAAAGGTGGGGGCCATCATCGAGGCCTGGCTGGGCGGACAAGCGGGCGGCGGGGCCGTCGCCGACGCGTTAGCCGGCCGGGTTAATCCTTCGGGAAAACTGGCGGAAACGTTCCCTGCGCGACTGGAAGACACGCCTGCCTACCCGGATTTTCCCGCCCGGGACAAAAACGCCCTTTACGGGGAAAGGTGTTTTATCGGTTATCGTCATTACGACGCCAGAAAGGTGGCTCCGCTGTTTCCGTTCGGGTTCGGTCTCAGTTACACCACTTTTGCCTACTCGGACCTGAGGGTGAGCGCATCATCAATCCGGGATACCGAGGGCGTTACGGTGGAATTGGAAGTCAAAAATACCGGTCAACGGGCCGGCAAAGAGGTGGTGCAGCTCTACGTCCGTGAACAACACCCGAAGGTCGCCCGGCCCGAAAAAGAGCTGAAGGCCTTCACCAAAGTGGCCCTCGAACCCGGTGAGGAGAAAACGGTCCGGTTCCGGCTGGAAAAGCGGGATTTTGCCTGTTACGACCTTTCTATCCACGATTGGGCGGTGAATTCCGGAACGTTCGAACTCCTGGCCGGGGGGTCCTCCCGGGATCTTCCCCTGCGGCAGATGATAAACGTGGAAGCCACCGGCCGGGTTTATCCCCCGCTGACCCGCGATTCGTTGCTGAAAGAATTCGCGGCCCATCCCAAGGGCAAGGCGCATTACGCCACCTTGGCGAACGCTTTCGGGATGGGGAACTCTGATGAAGAAGCGACCGCTGACACACCGGATCTGACCCCGGAAGAAGCGGCCGCCAAGAAGAAAGCTGCCCGGGCCGTCAAGGCGTTCCTTGACGACATGCCGGCTTACAAGGTCAGCGCGTTTTCGGAAGGTAGATTTACTCCCCGGATGCTGGACGATATCCTCCGTCAGGCGCAGTGA
- a CDS encoding carbohydrate ABC transporter permease, whose product IMQYQGQYGTDWGKVLAFVSLTLAPAVFFYLLAQKHIIAGLTSGAVKG is encoded by the coding sequence GGATCATGCAGTACCAGGGCCAGTACGGGACCGATTGGGGCAAGGTGCTGGCCTTTGTGAGCCTGACGCTGGCGCCGGCGGTGTTCTTTTACCTGCTGGCCCAGAAGCACATCATCGCCGGCCTGACCTCCGGCGCCGTCAAGGGGTGA
- a CDS encoding dodecin domain-containing protein, whose amino-acid sequence MARLVDVIEVISQSDQSWEQAAQKALEETSKTVRHIHSIYGQEFSAEVSDGKITQFRLNAKISFDLE is encoded by the coding sequence ATGGCCAGACTCGTTGACGTTATCGAAGTGATCTCCCAGTCGGACCAAAGCTGGGAGCAAGCTGCCCAAAAGGCACTTGAGGAAACCTCCAAAACCGTGCGCCACATTCATTCCATCTATGGGCAGGAATTCTCGGCCGAGGTCAGCGACGGGAAGATCACGCAGTTCCGTCTTAACGCGAAGATTTCGTTCGACCTTGAATAG